From a single Gavia stellata isolate bGavSte3 chromosome 5, bGavSte3.hap2, whole genome shotgun sequence genomic region:
- the SLC30A9 gene encoding proton-coupled zinc antiporter SLC30A9, mitochondrial, whose product MMPALAAQRRGCRGLYRLYLRCQAAPLPRACHGWQASMKSGSLSYILPCNRLPVQLLSQVRVYTSNGQRKDLGSEDTNGSIPEETLHKVGTGQDTTNAGQKQSFLKEPIQVKVKAVLKKREYGPKYTQNNFITGVRAINEFCLKSSDLDQLRKIKRRSPHDDTETFTVYLRSDVEAKSLEVWGSPEALARERKRRKEAEIKYRENLFRNQRLLREYKEFFGNTKPRSSAAAMFFKGPGKVVMVAICINGLNFFFKLLAWVYTGSASMFSEAIHSLADTCNQALLALGISQSARTPDPSHPYGFTNMRYIASLISGVGIFMMGAGLSWYHGIIGLLHPHPIESLLWAYCILAGSLVSEGATLLVAINEIRRSARAKGLSFYQYVVQSRDPSTNVVLLEDAAAVLSVAVAATCMGLTSLTGNPYYDSVGSLGVGTLLGTVSAFLIYTNTEALLGRSIQPEQLQRLTELLESDPVVRAIHDVKATDMGMSKVRFKAEVDFDGRVVTRSYLEKQDIEQLLQEIQQVKTLEELEAFMLKHGENIIDTLGAEVDRLEKDLKQRNPDVRHVDLEIL is encoded by the exons ATGATGCCGGCCCTGGCCGCCCAGCGGCGGGGCTGCCGCGGCCTCTACCGCCTGTACCTGCGGTGCCAGGCAGCGCCGCTCCCCCGCGCCTGCCACG GATGGCAAGCTTCAATGAAAAGTGGGAGTCTGTCATATATTCTACCATGCAATCGTCTGCCCGTGCAGTTGTTGAGTCAAGTGAGAGTTTATACTTCCAATGGTCAGAGAAAAGATCTTGGATCAGAAGATACAAATGGATCAATCCCTGAAGAAACCCTGCATAAAGTTGGAACAG gacAAGATACGACCAATGCAGGTCAAAAGCAGTCCTTCCTTAAAGAGCCAATCCAAGtaaaag tgaaagcagtccttaaaaaaagagagtatGGACCAAAATACACACAGAATAACTTCATCACTGGAGTCAGAGCAATAAATGAGTTTTGTCTTAAATCCAG TGATTTAGACCAGCTGAGGAAAATTAAACGACGAAGCCCCCATGATGACACTGAGACTTTCACTGTGTACCTGAGATCAGATGTAGAGGCAAA GTCTCTTGAAGTTTGGGGTAGTCCAGAGGCTCTTGCTAGAGAAAGAAAACGACGTAAAGAGGCAGAGATCAAGTACAGAGAAA ATCTATTTAGAAACCAAAGGCTATTGAGGGAATACAAGGAGTTCTTTGGAAATACTAAG CCACGCTCCAGTGCAGCAGCTATGTTTTTCAAGGGACCAGGGAAGGTGGTAATGGTAGCTATTTGcat aaacggcttgaattttttctttaagctacTTGCTTGGGTTTACACGGGTTCAGCAAGTATGTTTTCAGAAGCCATACATTCTCTAGCAGACACATGTAACCAG GCATTGCTAGCTTTGGGCATCAGTCAGTCTGCAAGGACGCCTGACCCTAGTCATCC GTATGGTTTCACAAACATGCGCTATATTGCCTCCCTGATTAGTGGGGTGGGCATTTTCATGATGGGTGCAGGACTTTCTTGGTATCATGGGATCATAGGTTTACTCCACCCTCATCCTATAGAATCTCTTCTCTGG gcATACTGCATTTTAGCAGGGTCATTGGTATCTGAAGGAG CTACCCTTCTTGTTGCTATAAATGAAATTCGCAGGAGTGCTCGAGCCAAGGGTCTGTCATTTTATCAATATG TCGTGCAGAGTCGTGATCCTAGTACAAATGTGGTGTTACTGGAGGATGCTGCAGCAGTTCTGAGTGTGGCCGTAGCTGCTACCTGTATGGGTCTGACTTCTTTAACAG GAAACCCTTATTATGACAGTGTGGGGTCTCTAGGTGTTGGAACCTTGTTAGGAACTGTGTCAGCATTTCTCATCTACACGAACACTGAAGCCCTGCTGGGACGATCCATTCAACCTGAACAACTGCAGCGACTCACTGAGTTACTGGAAAGTGATCCTGTAGTAAG AGCAATTCATGATGTTAAAGCCACAGACATGGGAATGAGCAAAGTGAGATTCAAGGCAGAAGTAGACTTTGATGGACGGGTTGTTACTCGTTCTTACCTGGAAAAACAAGACATTGAACAGCTGCTAcaa